In Hyphomicrobium denitrificans 1NES1, one DNA window encodes the following:
- a CDS encoding cyclic nucleotide-binding domain-containing protein, with translation MSEDSLFDFSILDQIGAPYRFFDAGEKIFLEDDAADTMYMVRSGRVDVITYGTVLENVRAGGIFGEMALIDDGRRSAAAMAAEPTEVVAIDKRAFLTIIRSDPQFALRVMSLLANRLRRMNKEH, from the coding sequence ATGAGCGAAGACAGCCTTTTTGATTTTTCGATATTGGATCAAATCGGCGCACCGTACCGGTTCTTCGATGCGGGAGAGAAGATCTTCCTCGAGGACGATGCTGCCGATACCATGTATATGGTCCGATCAGGCCGCGTTGACGTCATCACGTATGGGACGGTGCTCGAAAATGTGCGCGCCGGCGGCATTTTCGGAGAGATGGCCTTGATCGACGACGGGCGCCGCAGCGCCGCTGCGATGGCAGCCGAGCCGACCGAGGTCGTTGCGATCGACAAGCGGGCGTTCCTTACCATCATCCGTAGCGATCCGCAGTTCGCGTTACGAGTGATGAGCCTGCTTGCGAACAGGCTTCGGCGGATGAATAAAGAGCACTGA
- the infC gene encoding translation initiation factor IF-3 has protein sequence MRPEPQSRENQGPRINDQIRAREVRLIDENGQNVGVIAKFDALARAEDIGLDLVEISPDAEPPVCKILDFGKYKFQEQKKAAEARKNQKIVELKEIKMRPGIDDHDYDVKLRAIKRFFEDGDKVKITLRFRGREMAHSQLGMAVLQRVKGDTDAIAKVESEPRFEGRQMVMVLAPK, from the coding sequence ATGCGACCCGAGCCCCAGAGCCGGGAAAACCAAGGGCCCCGCATCAACGATCAAATCCGGGCCCGGGAAGTCCGCCTCATCGACGAGAACGGCCAGAACGTCGGAGTCATCGCCAAATTCGATGCCCTTGCCCGTGCTGAGGATATCGGACTGGATCTCGTGGAGATCTCGCCGGACGCTGAGCCGCCGGTATGCAAGATTCTCGATTTCGGCAAATACAAATTCCAGGAACAGAAGAAAGCCGCCGAAGCGCGCAAGAACCAGAAAATCGTCGAGTTGAAAGAGATCAAGATGCGACCCGGCATCGACGATCACGACTACGACGTAAAGCTGCGCGCCATCAAACGCTTCTTCGAAGACGGCGACAAGGTGAAGATCACACTTCGCTTCCGCGGCCGCGAGATGGCCCATTCGCAACTCGGCATGGCCGTTCTCCAGCGCGTGAAAGGCGATACCGATGCAATCGCCAAGGTCGAAAGCGAGCCCCGTTTCGAAGGCAGGCAGATGGTCATGGTGCTCGCACCGAAATGA
- a CDS encoding ELM1/GtrOC1 family putative glycosyltransferase, whose product MQSECRSVKPLKGLLISDGRPGNYHLAEGLVAAIERLRPVEVTRLDISQHTWTPTRFLAFLSNRGVRPNTILRLGYELSPDAVKNADFVASAGGDTLGANVAFSRLFGAPNYFYGSGKHFNAADFNLVFTSHTAVATGPRHVRTIKPSPIDPDSMVLPGLSPSQPPAVIGVLIGGNTSTIKFSEFDLARLVTFMRDMHAATGTTFYVSNSRRTPHKLSDALVRLAEEEHSAIHKFIDVRVAGNGTLRDLYANSSAILCTADSSSMVSESVWLRRPTIAITPNKFSLDESELEYRSFLEGNGWLRTMPIADLAPDVVLSKLRSITPIVENGLDLLAEVFRQRQPELFAHVTPAKGASVST is encoded by the coding sequence ATGCAATCGGAATGCCGTTCGGTGAAGCCTCTCAAGGGACTGCTAATTTCTGACGGCCGCCCCGGGAATTATCACTTGGCGGAAGGGCTGGTCGCGGCAATTGAGCGCCTCAGGCCGGTCGAGGTCACGCGGCTGGACATTTCCCAGCATACCTGGACTCCGACGCGGTTCCTGGCATTTCTGAGCAACCGCGGCGTTCGGCCCAATACCATCCTGCGTCTTGGATATGAGCTTTCACCAGACGCGGTAAAGAATGCCGACTTCGTCGCATCGGCGGGCGGCGATACCCTTGGGGCGAATGTCGCCTTCTCGCGGCTCTTCGGCGCGCCGAACTACTTCTATGGCTCCGGCAAGCATTTCAACGCCGCGGACTTTAACCTCGTATTCACCTCTCACACGGCGGTCGCGACCGGACCGCGGCATGTCAGGACGATCAAGCCGAGCCCCATCGATCCCGACTCGATGGTGCTGCCTGGGCTTTCGCCGAGCCAACCGCCGGCGGTGATCGGTGTGCTGATCGGTGGCAACACGTCCACGATCAAGTTCTCGGAATTCGACTTGGCGCGTTTGGTCACCTTCATGCGCGATATGCATGCTGCGACGGGCACGACGTTCTACGTCTCAAACTCGCGGCGCACGCCGCACAAACTGAGCGACGCGCTTGTCCGGCTCGCCGAGGAGGAACATAGCGCGATCCATAAGTTCATCGACGTACGTGTCGCGGGGAACGGCACGCTCCGCGATCTCTATGCGAACTCGTCGGCCATTCTCTGCACGGCCGACAGCAGCTCCATGGTTTCCGAGTCGGTCTGGCTGCGTCGGCCCACGATTGCCATTACGCCGAACAAGTTCAGTCTGGATGAGAGCGAGCTCGAATACCGTAGCTTCCTTGAGGGCAACGGCTGGCTTCGTACCATGCCGATCGCTGATCTTGCTCCGGACGTGGTCTTGTCCAAGCTTCGCTCGATCACGCCCATCGTCGAGAACGGGCTCGACCTTTTGGCGGAAGTGTTTCGCCAGAGGCAGCCGGAGCTGTTTGCGCATGTGACGCCCGCCAAAGGTGCGAGCGTCAGCACTTAG
- a CDS encoding glycosyltransferase family 4 protein, whose product MGLKRPTILQIIPELDTGGAELSAIEIASAVVRAGGRAIVLSEGGRMADRLAAVGGEFIAFPAATKSPLKLLANAAAIERIARKENVDLIHARSRAPAWSALIAARRAKLPFVTTYHGIYNERGRAKRLYNSVMARGDIVIANSRYTADIVKKRYATPEGRIRVIYRGVDLEAFDPAIVSPERIEKLRDRWNVKNHQRIVLHAARLTKWKGQGDVIAAAARIRDKVHDCVFILAGDAQGRDDYRDTLSKQIASAGLEDIVRLVGHVDDMPAAFAAAHTAIVASIEPEAFGRAAAEAQAMACPVISTNIGAPPETVLAPPRVAAKDRTGWLVPPGDIAAYETVLLEALSLDDLARAEIGAHARKHVTEKFSTSEMQRQTLAVYDKLLGTSMQPVFTVAIKKQ is encoded by the coding sequence ATGGGCTTGAAGCGCCCTACCATATTGCAGATCATTCCGGAACTCGACACGGGCGGCGCCGAGCTTTCCGCGATAGAGATTGCGTCGGCGGTCGTTCGTGCAGGGGGGCGCGCCATTGTGTTGAGCGAAGGCGGCCGCATGGCAGACCGTCTCGCTGCCGTCGGCGGTGAGTTCATCGCATTTCCCGCGGCGACGAAAAGCCCGTTGAAGCTGCTCGCCAATGCTGCCGCGATAGAACGGATTGCGCGCAAAGAGAACGTCGATCTCATTCACGCGCGTAGCCGCGCGCCAGCCTGGAGTGCGCTGATCGCAGCACGCCGGGCGAAACTGCCGTTCGTCACGACATATCACGGCATCTATAACGAGAGAGGTCGCGCCAAGCGACTCTATAACAGCGTGATGGCCCGCGGCGATATCGTGATCGCCAATTCCCGCTATACCGCCGACATCGTCAAGAAGCGTTACGCAACGCCCGAAGGTCGCATTCGCGTCATTTATCGCGGCGTCGATCTCGAAGCTTTCGATCCGGCAATCGTATCGCCGGAGCGCATCGAAAAACTGCGCGACAGATGGAACGTAAAGAATCATCAGCGCATCGTGCTGCACGCCGCGCGCCTGACAAAATGGAAAGGCCAGGGTGACGTCATCGCGGCAGCGGCGCGGATTCGCGATAAGGTCCATGATTGCGTTTTCATTCTCGCCGGCGACGCCCAGGGCCGCGACGACTATCGCGACACGTTGTCGAAGCAAATCGCGAGCGCGGGGCTTGAAGATATTGTGCGCCTTGTCGGACACGTCGACGATATGCCCGCCGCATTTGCGGCAGCCCATACCGCGATCGTTGCATCGATTGAACCGGAAGCCTTCGGCCGTGCCGCTGCGGAAGCACAAGCAATGGCATGCCCCGTCATTTCGACGAACATTGGAGCACCACCCGAAACGGTGCTCGCCCCGCCCCGCGTCGCCGCGAAGGATCGGACGGGCTGGCTCGTTCCCCCGGGCGACATCGCCGCCTACGAAACCGTGCTTCTCGAAGCCTTGTCGCTCGATGATCTTGCGCGGGCCGAGATAGGCGCTCACGCCCGCAAACACGTCACGGAAAAGTTCTCAACGTCCGAAATGCAGCGCCAGACGCTCGCGGTTTACGACAAATTGCTGGGAACTTCGATGCAACCGGTTTTCACAGTTGCAATAAAGAAACAATAG
- a CDS encoding alpha/beta hydrolase: protein MAPKEKTRLFKVPSDEPQTLIVGEGEGKRSIAYRTAASRTANDTGLFWLSGFMSDMASTKAAAVAAWAAERGLASTRFDYSGHGVSDGPFTDGTIGRWLEEAYAVFTRVTVGPQVIIGSSMGGHIALLLLRKLMCEQPSEAQRVKGLVLIAPAWDMTEELMWKRFGDDARRAILERGVYEQPSAYGSPYPITRSLIEDGRKHLLAREPFNPGRPVVILQGLQDPDVPAAHTRELTEFLTGKWVKLIEISDGEHRLSRPQDLALLFDEIGKLV from the coding sequence ATGGCTCCAAAAGAAAAGACGAGGTTGTTTAAGGTGCCAAGCGATGAACCGCAAACGCTGATCGTTGGAGAGGGTGAGGGAAAGCGTAGCATCGCCTATCGCACGGCGGCGTCCCGAACGGCGAACGACACTGGGCTTTTCTGGCTGTCGGGATTCATGTCGGACATGGCTTCGACCAAGGCGGCCGCCGTTGCCGCGTGGGCCGCGGAGCGCGGACTTGCTTCAACGCGCTTCGATTATTCGGGCCACGGTGTCTCGGACGGCCCTTTCACGGACGGGACAATCGGACGCTGGCTTGAAGAAGCGTACGCCGTGTTCACGCGTGTCACGGTGGGTCCGCAAGTCATCATTGGCTCGAGCATGGGTGGGCATATCGCGCTCTTGCTTCTGCGCAAGCTTATGTGCGAGCAACCGTCCGAAGCTCAGCGCGTCAAAGGGCTCGTTCTCATTGCACCGGCGTGGGACATGACAGAAGAGCTGATGTGGAAACGCTTCGGTGATGATGCGCGCCGCGCCATTCTCGAACGCGGGGTTTACGAGCAACCCTCCGCCTACGGTTCGCCTTATCCGATTACGCGCAGCCTGATCGAGGACGGACGCAAACATCTTCTGGCTCGCGAGCCATTCAATCCGGGACGGCCGGTCGTGATCTTGCAGGGCCTTCAAGATCCGGATGTTCCCGCCGCGCACACGCGTGAGCTTACCGAATTTTTGACCGGGAAGTGGGTGAAGCTCATCGAGATCTCGGACGGCGAACATCGCCTATCGCGGCCGCAGGATCTGGCATTGCTTTTCGACGAGATCGGCAAGCTCGTGTAA
- a CDS encoding SDR family oxidoreductase, with translation MNRLFCFGLGYCAGVLSRRLTAQGWSISGTATTADKAETLKRDGYEAFVFDGCERDPAVTEALSRSTHILLSIPPDADGDPALRVYGPDIAASPSISWIGYFSSVSVYGDSKGKWVDEKTPPEPVTERGKRRLDAENAWSKFGRANGKTIVILRLPGIYGPGRSAIDQLRAGKARRIFKPGQVTNRVHVDDIATATEAALELPSGVQVFNVTDDLPAPPQDVIAYGAELLGVPCPPATDPADASLSPMARSFYAESKKVSNVRMKDELGVKLAYPTYVEGLKAIAGL, from the coding sequence ATGAACCGTCTTTTTTGCTTCGGCCTCGGCTACTGCGCGGGCGTGCTGTCACGTCGGCTGACGGCGCAAGGGTGGAGCATTTCCGGAACCGCAACGACCGCGGACAAGGCAGAAACCCTGAAGCGAGACGGATACGAAGCTTTCGTGTTCGACGGGTGCGAACGCGATCCGGCCGTCACCGAAGCGCTCAGCAGATCGACACACATACTACTTTCCATTCCTCCCGACGCCGACGGCGATCCGGCACTCCGAGTCTACGGGCCGGACATCGCAGCGAGCCCATCGATCTCCTGGATCGGATATTTTTCCTCCGTCAGCGTGTACGGCGATTCAAAAGGCAAGTGGGTGGACGAGAAAACGCCCCCGGAACCAGTTACAGAGCGCGGCAAGCGCCGCCTCGACGCCGAAAATGCATGGAGCAAATTCGGCCGGGCAAACGGCAAGACAATCGTCATACTTCGGCTTCCCGGTATCTACGGCCCGGGCCGCAGCGCCATCGACCAGCTTCGCGCAGGCAAAGCCCGCCGAATATTCAAACCGGGCCAGGTGACCAACCGCGTCCACGTCGACGACATCGCAACTGCCACTGAAGCAGCCCTTGAGCTTCCGTCAGGCGTCCAGGTGTTCAATGTTACCGATGATCTTCCGGCACCGCCCCAGGATGTCATTGCCTACGGTGCGGAGCTTTTGGGCGTCCCCTGCCCCCCGGCGACCGATCCGGCTGACGCGAGCCTTTCGCCGATGGCGCGCAGTTTCTACGCCGAGAGCAAGAAGGTTTCGAACGTCCGGATGAAAGACGAGCTCGGCGTTAAGCTCGCATATCCCACCTACGTCGAGGGCCTGAAAGCCATCGCCGGTTTGTAA
- the queG gene encoding tRNA epoxyqueuosine(34) reductase QueG, whose product MTLAPLTVLDTVTATADLNALLRDEARKLGLDAIGFARLGSSGELAERLDYFLKHGRHGDMDWMEENADRRGDPNRLWPEAKSAIMVGQSYAPPSNPLDALAERDRGIVSVYAKGRDYHDVVKKKIKALARTFAAKSGADVKVFVDTAPLMEKPLAMKAGLGWQGKHTVLVSREHGDWLFLGAILTTADLDPDAEEVDHCGSCSRCLDICPTKAFPAPYQLDARRCLAYLSVEHKGHIPPEFRVPMGNRVFGCDDCLAVCPWNKFAAAATEMRFAAQPATDNPPLAELLALDDAEFRVRFAGTPVKRTGRNRIVRNALIAAGNSGDKSLLRLITPLLEDASPLVRAMAIWSARRLTSDTELAPLKSRYEPGETDPEVAREWAMPVEGHSI is encoded by the coding sequence TTGACCCTGGCGCCGTTGACCGTGCTCGATACCGTTACCGCGACTGCCGATCTCAATGCCTTGCTCCGCGACGAGGCCCGCAAGCTCGGACTCGACGCTATCGGGTTCGCGCGCCTTGGTTCGTCCGGTGAGCTTGCCGAACGGCTCGATTATTTTCTGAAGCACGGCCGCCACGGCGACATGGATTGGATGGAAGAGAACGCAGACCGGCGCGGCGATCCCAATCGGCTCTGGCCTGAGGCGAAAAGCGCGATCATGGTCGGCCAATCCTATGCACCGCCATCGAACCCGCTCGACGCCCTCGCCGAGCGCGACCGCGGGATCGTCTCCGTCTATGCGAAGGGCCGCGACTACCACGACGTCGTCAAAAAGAAGATCAAGGCGCTGGCGCGCACCTTTGCCGCGAAATCAGGCGCCGACGTCAAAGTCTTTGTCGATACGGCGCCGTTGATGGAAAAGCCGCTCGCGATGAAGGCAGGCCTGGGCTGGCAGGGCAAACACACCGTTCTCGTCTCGCGCGAGCACGGCGACTGGCTGTTCCTCGGAGCCATCCTGACGACGGCAGACCTCGATCCCGACGCCGAAGAAGTCGACCACTGCGGGTCCTGCAGTCGCTGTCTCGACATCTGCCCCACGAAGGCTTTTCCAGCGCCCTATCAGCTCGACGCGCGTCGCTGCCTCGCCTACCTGTCGGTCGAGCACAAAGGCCATATCCCACCGGAGTTTCGCGTCCCGATGGGCAATCGCGTGTTCGGCTGCGACGACTGCCTCGCGGTCTGCCCCTGGAACAAGTTCGCAGCCGCCGCGACCGAGATGCGCTTCGCCGCGCAACCGGCAACCGACAATCCGCCGCTTGCGGAGCTGTTAGCGCTCGACGATGCGGAATTCCGCGTGCGCTTCGCCGGGACTCCGGTGAAGCGGACCGGGCGCAATCGCATCGTCCGCAATGCACTCATTGCGGCGGGCAACTCAGGCGACAAATCTCTATTGCGATTGATCACGCCTTTACTTGAAGATGCGTCTCCGCTCGTTCGGGCCATGGCCATCTGGTCGGCGAGGCGTCTGACGAGCGACACCGAGCTTGCGCCGCTCAAATCCCGTTACGAACCGGGCGAGACCGATCCCGAAGTCGCGCGCGAGTGGGCCATGCCCGTCGAAGGACATTCCATATGA
- a CDS encoding glutathione S-transferase family protein encodes MPTRLTQYRLCPRSRSIRLALAEYGIEVALLDENPWEWRKGFLAKNPAGEMPVLEYDNGLTLCGAYSISEFIADEPLPNATVMAQRPPPLFPGNREDRAEVRRLIDWYHGKFDREVTRELLNEKIYQTMRPSGSSAPDPSILRAVRANLRYHLAYTGYLADARRWLAGDDLSFADFAAAAHISTVDYLGEMPWHEYPAVKAWYQKIKSRPSFRALLADRVPGSSPPLAYSDLDF; translated from the coding sequence ATGCCCACACGCTTGACACAATACCGGCTCTGCCCCCGTTCCCGCTCGATCCGCCTCGCGCTCGCCGAATACGGTATCGAGGTGGCGCTGCTCGACGAAAACCCATGGGAATGGCGGAAAGGCTTTCTGGCGAAGAACCCCGCCGGCGAAATGCCCGTCCTCGAATACGACAACGGCCTGACGCTCTGCGGCGCCTACTCCATCTCCGAGTTCATCGCCGATGAGCCGCTGCCGAACGCGACGGTTATGGCGCAGAGGCCACCGCCGCTATTCCCGGGCAATCGCGAAGACCGCGCTGAAGTCCGACGCCTGATCGACTGGTATCATGGCAAATTCGACCGTGAAGTCACGCGCGAGCTTCTAAATGAGAAGATTTACCAGACGATGCGGCCGTCGGGCAGCTCGGCTCCTGACCCCTCTATTCTGCGGGCGGTGCGCGCCAATCTTCGTTACCATCTCGCCTACACCGGCTATCTGGCCGACGCACGGCGCTGGCTGGCGGGCGACGATTTGAGCTTTGCCGATTTTGCGGCGGCAGCGCATATCTCAACCGTGGACTACCTGGGCGAGATGCCCTGGCATGAGTACCCCGCGGTCAAGGCTTGGTATCAAAAGATCAAGTCGCGGCCATCGTTCCGCGCGCTTCTTGCCGATCGCGTCCCGGGGTCCTCGCCGCCGCTCGCCTACTCCGACCTGGATTTTTGA
- a CDS encoding undecaprenyl-diphosphate phosphatase has translation MHSWEAIFLGLIEGLTEYLPVSSTAHLLLTEELLGVKSTGRTFEVLIQLGAILALLTVYSGRLWHLACALPSDARSRRFVLAVLIAFLPAAVIGAAAHSIIKNYLFESPLIICIALVLGGIVLLFIDRIPLKPRYHDVMDIPVLNALGIGFCQCLAMIPGVSRSGSSIVGAMFFGTDKRTAAEFSFFLAMPTMAGAFAYDLYKNWSLLTPDDVGLIALGFVAAFIAGVVVVRYALDFIARRGLSFFGWWRLLVGGVGLGALAVLH, from the coding sequence ATGCATTCGTGGGAAGCCATATTTCTCGGGTTGATTGAAGGATTGACCGAGTATCTGCCCGTATCCTCGACGGCACACCTCTTGCTGACAGAGGAGCTTCTCGGCGTCAAATCGACAGGGCGGACGTTCGAGGTTCTCATTCAGCTCGGCGCGATCCTGGCTCTTCTCACTGTTTATTCGGGCCGCCTCTGGCACCTTGCCTGTGCGCTCCCGAGCGACGCCAGATCGCGGCGTTTCGTGCTTGCGGTGCTGATCGCATTTCTACCGGCGGCGGTGATCGGTGCCGCAGCTCACAGCATCATCAAGAATTATCTTTTCGAGTCGCCGTTGATCATCTGCATTGCACTGGTGCTCGGCGGCATCGTTCTTCTGTTCATCGATCGGATACCGCTCAAGCCGCGCTACCATGACGTGATGGATATTCCGGTGCTTAACGCGCTGGGCATCGGGTTCTGCCAGTGTCTTGCGATGATCCCGGGCGTTTCTCGTTCCGGATCGTCCATCGTCGGAGCAATGTTTTTCGGGACAGACAAGCGCACTGCAGCGGAATTCTCGTTCTTTCTTGCGATGCCAACGATGGCCGGGGCGTTCGCCTATGATCTCTATAAGAACTGGTCGCTTCTGACGCCCGACGACGTCGGCCTCATCGCCCTAGGCTTCGTGGCGGCATTCATCGCGGGCGTGGTGGTGGTCCGTTATGCACTTGACTTCATCGCTCGGCGGGGGCTGTCGTTCTTCGGCTGGTGGCGGCTTCTCGTCGGTGGCGTTGGGCTCGGTGCACTTGCGGTTTTGCATTGA
- a CDS encoding PTS sugar transporter subunit IIA, with protein sequence MNIEDMLAPDGVVPRLKAEDKKQALQALATKAEATTGAPAREIYAALLQRERLSSTSLGRGIAIPHIKLPVIKAITCLFARLERPIPFESHDGEPVDLLFFLLAPEQAGGDHLKALARISRLVRDPATLEGLRNAKDVNELRLVLTKPLASNAA encoded by the coding sequence ATGAATATTGAAGACATGCTCGCCCCGGACGGAGTTGTGCCGAGGCTGAAGGCAGAGGATAAGAAGCAGGCGCTTCAGGCTCTGGCGACCAAAGCCGAGGCCACGACCGGCGCGCCGGCGCGCGAAATTTACGCGGCTCTGCTGCAACGCGAGCGGCTAAGCTCGACGAGCCTCGGCCGCGGCATCGCAATTCCCCACATCAAACTTCCTGTGATCAAGGCAATCACCTGCTTGTTCGCGCGGCTCGAGCGTCCCATCCCGTTCGAAAGCCACGACGGCGAGCCGGTTGACCTGCTGTTCTTCCTTCTCGCGCCTGAGCAGGCTGGCGGCGACCATCTGAAGGCGCTCGCTCGCATCTCGCGTCTGGTACGCGATCCCGCGACCCTTGAAGGCCTTCGCAATGCGAAGGATGTCAATGAGTTGCGGCTGGTTCTGACGAAGCCCCTCGCGTCGAACGCGGCTTGA
- the hpf gene encoding ribosome hibernation-promoting factor, HPF/YfiA family, protein MTIQITGKNLDAGNAFQTYASDKIHTVLKKYLDRVPDGHVRLERERGFFKTSCSVRLTSGLLLEAHGEGDDAYTSVDSAAQRLETRVRRYKSRIKSHTSAEAAARRKVDMEARDYIVSVGEEDQPEHHDANPLIIAEGQRNIGHMTVGEAVMQLDLSEAPFMIFKNAAHGGLNVVYRRNDGHIGWIDAEIPAASKHVD, encoded by the coding sequence ATGACCATCCAAATTACCGGAAAGAATCTCGACGCCGGAAACGCATTCCAGACCTATGCCAGCGATAAGATTCACACGGTTCTGAAAAAGTATCTGGATCGCGTGCCTGACGGACACGTCCGGCTCGAGCGCGAGCGCGGTTTCTTCAAGACATCGTGCTCGGTACGGCTGACGAGTGGTCTCCTGCTTGAGGCCCACGGCGAAGGTGACGACGCCTATACGAGCGTCGATTCTGCGGCACAGCGCCTCGAAACACGGGTGCGGCGCTACAAAAGCCGCATCAAAAGTCATACGTCTGCCGAAGCCGCCGCCCGCCGCAAGGTCGACATGGAGGCGCGCGACTATATTGTGAGCGTGGGCGAGGAGGACCAACCCGAGCACCACGATGCGAATCCGCTTATTATCGCTGAAGGCCAACGTAATATCGGCCATATGACAGTCGGCGAAGCGGTCATGCAGCTCGATTTGTCCGAAGCGCCTTTCATGATTTTCAAGAACGCGGCCCACGGAGGCCTGAATGTTGTTTACCGGCGTAACGATGGCCATATCGGCTGGATTGATGCAGAAATTCCGGCCGCTTCGAAACATGTAGACTGA